In a genomic window of Terriglobales bacterium:
- a CDS encoding glycosyltransferase, producing MIPAKNEALLLPRLLTSLTRQTYCRNSRPKVFVADAGSTDGTPELALRFRDRLDVSVIPGGYPSTGRNAGARRAESDYLLFIDADMEFHDPTLIERAVERMQKRRLHCLTTTIWCIGGNWLDHAVYLGNNLVQHLSRLGMPFSTGMFMMFERKRFWELGGFDEKVLYAEDYWLSKKVSPRRFTVIHGGAFTGNRRFRKMGHGKIVGMFLRTALNSWNQSYFLRDHKYWS from the coding sequence GTGATCCCGGCGAAGAACGAGGCGCTGCTGCTGCCGCGCCTGCTGACCTCGCTGACCCGGCAGACCTACTGCCGGAACTCGCGGCCGAAAGTGTTCGTAGCTGACGCCGGCTCCACCGACGGCACCCCGGAGCTGGCCCTGCGCTTTCGCGACCGCCTGGACGTGAGCGTGATCCCCGGCGGTTATCCCTCCACCGGACGCAACGCCGGCGCCCGCCGCGCCGAGAGCGACTACCTGCTCTTCATCGACGCCGACATGGAGTTTCACGATCCCACGCTGATCGAGCGCGCCGTGGAGCGCATGCAGAAGCGCCGCCTGCACTGCCTGACCACCACCATCTGGTGCATCGGCGGCAACTGGCTCGACCACGCCGTCTACCTGGGCAACAACCTGGTGCAGCACCTCTCCCGGCTGGGAATGCCCTTCAGCACCGGCATGTTCATGATGTTCGAGCGCAAGCGCTTCTGGGAGCTGGGCGGCTTCGACGAGAAGGTGCTGTACGCGGAAGACTACTGGCTGAGCAAGAAGGTCTCGCCCCGGCGCTTCACCGTCATCCACGGGGGCGCCTTCACCGGCAACCGCCGCTTCCGCAAGATGGGGCACGGCAAGATCGTGGGCATGTTCCTGCGTACCGCCCTCAACAGCTGGAACCAGAGTTACTTCTTGCGCGACCACAAGTATTG